The following nucleotide sequence is from Hirundo rustica isolate bHirRus1 chromosome 15, bHirRus1.pri.v3, whole genome shotgun sequence.
tgccagcatgTGCCAGCCTGCGAGCACATGGAACACCCTCCGTGCCTGACTGGAATAACCACGGCACTTACTTTTCTTTCAGGTCTGACAGAGATCCCAGACAGATACACCACCTCCTGTACATAGGTTTTCAAGTTTGTTGTTGCCTTTGGGCTATAGGTTTTGGAGCTTTTGTATCTTGTGGTATACTAAACAAAGCATCTTGAGCACGTTGAGCAGCCAAATGATTCAGGGCTAAAGGATATGATAATTGAGTTGCTGTAGATGAATAATTTCCTTTGCCTGTGATCACATCTGCATGTAATTCCAAATGTCTACAGTAATTCCAAATAAATCATGTCCTTGAGGCCGCTGTTTGTCAGCCTCTAATTGTGCCTTTCTGAACCATTCGCTTTCCCACATTATAAATTCAGATGGAGTCAACAACAGTCTTGCTAAATTCTGACAGTCCACAGGGGCTGTGACATCTGCTGTAAAGATCCATGACAAAATTGATTTTGCAGCTTCAGATTTTAATCCATGCTGAGTGACAGTTTGCTTCGCTTGTTGTAGAATTTTCCAGTCACGTGGTCTCCATTCAGCTAATTGATTTGCATGTTCAATTACAACTGGACAAGTAATTGGTGCAGCAGCTTCCCATTCTCCTTCAAGTATAGCATCACGAATGACTCCTGACCACTGAGAGGGCaaatttctctgtatttgcaTAGAATTTGATTGTGGTGCATATGGTTGAGGTTGGCTTTCTAAATCCAAGTGTTTTAATTCCTGAACATTTTGACATTGCTTTGTGCAGGTTGGCCAAGAAGGCGCTGTAGGTTTTTCTTGATGTTTGTCTTGTCCTTGTTGCTCCACAGTAAGGtcctttaatttatttaaaacttctttCATCATAGcttttgttgattttttctCAGGCTGACGAGAGGCAGCTGGAGTTTGTGAGCCTGATTCACTTGGTGTCTGACTTGAACTGCTGGATCCACTGGATGGCAGTCGGGGATAAATTTTTCAAGAATCACAGCTAATTTCTCCCCGTTGTTTCTGCATCTCGGAAGACAAACTGTCAGTAGTTAATACTGCATTTTGCTCAGTCTCTGCCTGCAATGGTGCAGAcacttcctccttttcttctacACCACGTTGCACATCGGCAGCTGAACAACTCAGCACTGCAGCCATTCCCCGCATAGGTAACACGCGGCTAGCACCAAAAAAGAGTTGCAAATTGTCCAGGTTTTTCTTctcagcacccatggagggttcCGGGCTCAATGCTTGTGAAGCAATCATTGCTACCTActgctctgctttcatttcactCAATGTTTCAGTCACTGACTTCCAAGCGTCCTATAAGTTTGAGCTtccttcccagcttttccaCCAGCTACTACCATCTGCCACAGACATTCCCCCACATCTTGCCATGCTGCAGGGCTGAACAGCAAGGAGATTTCTTGTAATTGCCCTAGCTTCTGTGCCCACTTCACTAAAGTGTGAAGGTTCTtagcttctgctgctttccctctcttAGAGAGAATACTTTCCAGCAGTTGAACTGCAGCCTCAAGTTCCATGCTCGCAGTTCTTACCTTGCAGAAGTCTGAGGTGCACTCTCAGAATCCAGCTCCCACTTTTCCTCTGTGAGGCCACTTCTGCGTCTCCTTTCTCGCAGCTCCCGTCTCTGTCGTCCAGAGTGCAATAAGTACGatcgaccaaattcgataaatcaaaatttggaattttattgagacacagaatgacagtcttggacagccacaattaaaaggacagtgtcgagcccgggatcggcactgggtgaacacagtaaCACACTTAGCCAGTATGTaaccccccaagttcacatttctggcttggagcagtctctttttatacactggatcgctgagagaaactcgggacttcGAGGTTCCtccttccgaggcagcctcattagacattcatgttccagttctgggattctgaatagggcagctggagaggacaATGCCGTTgatggttgggtccaggtgtggcgtgaagattttaatttcaggaggagatggatgagatatcgatctgatgtaatcatctggttctcggggctctcatctcctttttccgttgtctttgttctccccttaACGATTCCAGGCAGAGGCATCCTCGTGTTCCCTTTTTCTGGTAAATCCAATCATGGTTTCTTTGTGTACCTcccatgtcttttcaggcaaaagaaattcctgtaccctTCTCCGGGCTGTTTTcatctgagttaactcttagcatactggattaaaaacaaaacttatactcataggggttgaattacattttacatcttttaacacaaattaactttaggacatatatcacaactCTATGAGCCACCCCAGTCTGAGTGCCTACAGCCTCCTCCTGATGTGACTCTCAAGGCATGTTTGGAAAACTACTTCAGGTAGTATTCAAGTATCAGACagcactgagctgcagctgtgcaaaCAGGCTCATGTAACATCCTTGCAGGATGGTGAAATGCTGCTACCTTCCCCAAGCGTCTCCTTCAGAAGCTGCTCGGAGCAGGCCACAGAACAGCCATTTCGGGTCCACGCACACACACATCTCAGCGGAGGAAAGACAGGAAGGGCCTCCTGTATGATATGTTTCAGCAGGGTTTATTTCAGCATGCTGAAGGGATCAGGGACAGAAGACACTGACCACGTGGTGCTCAGTGGTTAAGTATGGGGCCAGTGGCCAATGACCTGAaggcacaggcagggcaagGGGCAGCAAACCTACAGGGGGAGATGAGGGATGAACAGCTGGAGTGGGCAGGTCAACTAGCCAATGGGAAAGCAATTCGAGGTAGTAGTTCTGCAAGACACCATGaagtcttttctttcagcctagACAGGAAAAACTctatgtcttggtttgaaagacacgtatctgctagggagggatGAGgcctctaggaatggggaatttcAGTctcctccctccaagttattataatttagaagattaaagaggcttttcagtcagagctatggggaaaggaataacagttctttacttgtaagtataacaaggcaaacaaacaacaacaacaactacagcattaataataaacagaaccagtgTAATAAATATGATTCACCAAattagataaatcaaaatttggaattttattgagagacagaatggcagtctcagacagccacaattaaaaggacagcgtcgagcccggggtcggcgctgggtgaacaatgataacacactctgccagtctgttatcccccaagttcacatttctcccttgcagcagcctctttttatacactggatcgctgagagaaactcgggatttcgagggtccttcctccgaggcatcttcattaaacatttatgttccagttctaagagtctgaatagGGCAGCGGGAAaggacaatgccgttaatggttgggtccaggtgtggtgtggagatgttaatttcaggaggagacggtcTAGATATCCATCTGATGTAATCATCCGGTTCTCcaggctctcatctccttttccGTTGTCATTGTTCTTTTTCTAACActtcccggcagaggcatttttgggtctccctttctggtaattccaatcatttttatctcgtgtccctcccatgtcttttcacgcaagagaaattcctgtaccttttccGAGCTACtttcccctgagttaactcttagcatacgggattaaaacaaaacttatagagattgcattacattttatatcctttaacacaaattaactttaggacatataccACACCAGGAACCGCgaggggctctgtggggcagtctgatctcttgggaccctgagagcaccaagctggcACGGTAGAAAACTCCCAGGCTGGGGGATGGAATGgtgagggtccccagcaggcaggggggtgtcctggcaggcaaaggcGGGGCGTGccctggcaaagtgagcagtgctgacgAAGCCacgatggctggacagggctggcccagctctagcagggcaggtgaaagggctccaaattcctgggtgctccagcagatgatggatggtggtagaattcccaggatcgGACCCTCCATTATCAGTGGACTCCAAACGCAGTAAAACAGCCGCCTGACCACGCCTCTccgatgctgagagcaggagaaaagcccacccagctcctggagcccctgagcctttccctcccccaaacttaagtgatcttcccccacccttgacacttcttttgtgtggctcaagcaccctctaagcatcagtatttagtctcttagcaacttatgggggggggggggaattctatagggaagaaaaccaaaaccaaacctaacccccaacactcTATGGTAAGTCTTTCCAGGGCAAAGCCTGGAAGTTTCCCTGAGGGGATTTTTAGAGCTCCCACAGGCTCAGCCTTTCAAGAGCTGCCAAGCTAGTAGTGCCTCCACTACTGTCTTCCCCAGTAAAGCATATACAACCCAGCATGCATAACCAAGAACAGCCACTCACTTTTGAGAGAGCACAGAATCTCAGATACTCATTCTTTCACAGCCCACATGAGCAACTGCAGGTATGAGGGTCTTTATTTCACAGTTAGCAACGGCTAAAGAGATGAGTTACACATTGTAGCATCCATAGGCAGCAAATCATAGAAGCAATGTGGTACTCACTTCGCGTTTAATGACAAGATGAAAGACTGCACAAGGCAACTCCAAAGGCTGGCAGTGAATACAAGACACTAAACCTGGAAAAGACCAATTGGCCCAACTAGGGCTTAGGGAAAAATTAATATCACATTGATGCTGGATGAGAGGGGAAAGAATTCAAACAGCAGCAAGTAAGAGCATTCCCCAAAGTGGAAATCAGTAACATGGGGATGGGCAGAACAGGCAGGGGAGGGAGTCACTCAGGGTTAGTTATAAGCAGAGCTGGACCAGATAAGAGAAACATATTTCACTATATGGAGCAACATGCCCTACTTTTTAAGAGATGTGTTAAGTTAGTCTGTTTTACCCCCTTTCTAGCCACTTCACAGTCAAGGAGTTATTTACAGCACAATGCACATAGCTAGTCAGCGAGGGTGGTCCAGAGCACCTATCCGTTTTAACAGACCTGTGTAACTCCATCAGGGGTTTGGGAAGCGTGAGCCACACAATGCACAAGAGGGACCAATGGAAGTTCCTGTCAACCACCCAGCACTACTTGGTGCCCTGCTTATGCAAGAATCCCAGACAAGGCTACAAAAGCGGTGTCTCTGGGTACACTGAGCCTGCCCTGTGGAGGGCATCTGGCAGTGAACCCCAGCACTCCTCAGGCTGACCCGGATTCAGCTGGCATGAGAGAACAGAGAGAGACACTGGAAGTACTGTAAAGGCTTAGATCATTCCACAGAGAATTAATATGGCCTGTAGTTCCAGTAACTGGAGAAAACGGAGATCTGGAAAGCAAGAACAAAAGCAGGTAAGTTCCTATACCTCTTGGAccacaaaagaaaagagcacATAATGTGTGAGAGAGGACTTAGTTTCACGGCATTACCCACTTCAGCACCACATTACTGAAAGGCAGGTTTGCTGCTGCCGTCACTCAAGGAGCACAAACTTACTTGATCAAGGTGTCTGTTGCAGAACTGGAACTGAGCACTGATCTACTGGAATCTAGGTTGTTTCCTTTCATCCACCTCATGACAGAGAACACAGATGTGTCTACTTGCTCCTTTCCATTTAATCACCAGCTCAGCAGATATCTGCCACACCACTATACTTATCCTACGGTTGTTTGCTAGGCAGTGCCAGCCAGCTCCCTGGCTCCTGAACACTGACTCATCCCTTATTTTCAGCAAGCTGAACCGAATAACATCACATCAGATCTGTGGTCCTCTCAAAATCCAGAGTTAAAAACAAAGCCTCCTTTTCAAGGCCATTACCTTGTCCTTCAGTTGCTGGCAAAGCTGCAGTGAAACTGTGAAGAAGACAAGGGCATCATTTAACCACGGGACAACACATTCCACTTTATGGACATGGCTGACTTCATATCGCTGGCTGCCAAATTCACTGAAGGGGGGGGGAAGAGCACAGTTTCACACACAACAGCATAGAACTCAACTGTCCTACATTCCCACAGGAGAGATTATGATGATTTCTATCACATTTAAATCAGCACCTGGCAAAGTTACAGAATGCAAACAATTAAGTCCACCTCTGACCAGATTTATAGTCAAGCTGAAGGGTGAAGGTAGGAACTTCATTCCAGACAGGCAGGAAATGCAGACGGCAATGCCCATTTTTGTTGTAAATTCTCATCTCTAGATATGGCACTCATGGCACTGTCTAGATGGGCTGAATCCTGGAAATTCACATATTTTGGCCTTTAGGACCAAGTCATTAAAGAGACACAACAGAGcatccacaggcacagcaagtGACTCAGTCCGGCTTCTCCACTTTGGAGATGCTACAATGGAAACTGCACACAGATATTTGGATTTCACCTTCAAGACATACCAACACCTGTTATCCAGGTACACTTCCCTTGCAGTGACTGTACTTACAATGTGGCTCCAGGGTTGTGCAAAACAGACCCCCCAGCAGGCTTGAAATTCTAGAGAAGGAAAAGGTCATTAGGATTATGATGTGGTCAACAAACCACGTAGAAGAAAGACATTTAAGGTTTACACTTTCAGTAGCCTGACATCAAGAAACACTCACACTCTATTTGCCTGGACACTCCATCAATATGGAATCCCTTTTGTTAGAACCCTTTCATGAAAGAAATTCTACACATTGGCTGAGTTCAATGTAGCTACAAATTTTATCACTACAGAAGTAAGATGAGAAgatccagaagaaaaacaaaagaatcaTTTTTAGGACAATCTTCCTTATGGAAGGACCGCATTTCATAAAGCTTAAGAGTTTGACGCTGTTTTTACAGGACTTCAAGTTGACCCAGGCAACAGGTGAAGCAGGAAAGTGTCCATCAAAACTCCATTACGAAACCCAAGATGCTACTCTGATGTAAACTGGATCAATGTAACTATGCTCTTCCAAAATTACACTAAATTATCAAACTATATTTAAAGTATTTGGCTCACTTCAGAGCACTGGTATGTTCTTCTGGGCTAAGCAGCCATGCCCCAAACTAGATTTAGAGGCAATGTtctgtgtgcagcagagctAAACACAGACACGTAGCAACAGCTGAACTTATTTCTGCATTATCTTGTGAACATAACATTGCATTAGGTAGCAGCGTGATTGCCTCCTCACAGTGGCATGTAAGGAGAGGAAACTAAACAACGCTCAGGAGATAGCAGGCATCACCTTGgttgtgctgggctgcagcacatGGAGCTGGTAGACAGTGAGGCACAGCTTGTTCAGGTTAATATAGAAATTCACAAGGATGTCTGGAGGCAGCGCAGGAGTGAACATTTTCTGGCaagaaaatcagtttctttGTCAGTGAAAGAATCATAATTTCTAATGCTGGGAAATCATTCCCTTTTCCCAAGCCACACTACAATTACCCCAAGGCAAAAAAAACATTaggagagaaacaaagactgagcagctgcaggcaaCGATTGCTGCTCTCACTGCCCTTGATCAAATCGTATGTGCATGACAGTGACAAGAGAGGATGGAGCAGTGTTCACAAGGGCATGTCATCCCTGGACAAGACTCCTGGACGGAGAACAGAACTTACTCTCAGAGAACCAGAGTTCTCATGCTCAAGTCATCTGCATTCCCACAGGAAGATACAGAGCAGCCAAAACCACTCAGGATTTGCACTTGCAGTTCTGCCTCAGGAGACACTTCATAAACCCACTTCCACCAGGTTGCAACCCAGTATCCGAACTGTTCTAACGCTGCCAGACCTGTATAGAGATCTAGACCACCACATACTTACTGTGAGACCACTGGAGGCAATTTCTGGTAGTGTCAGAGTGGCAGGAGTGGTTAGCCGATTTCGGGCTCTGGAGAGCTGCAACATCACAGCATCCATAAGCTACAAGATAATGTACAGAACCATTGGTGAGTGTGATTCCTTGACAGCTCTGGACAGTGTGCTGCAGAATCCTACAACCTCCTTCAAGTGTTAAAACAACAACTGCCGCTACCCTTCATCCTTCCAGGAATTCAGGAACTTATTGGGAAGGGATGGCTCCCACATAAATGCAGTTCAACTGTTAACACCATCAGAGACTTATGAGACAGGTCAGGAATGTTCAATACCAGTGACTGATGAGAGAACAGCTATTCATGACAAGAATACAAAGCCAATATAAGATCAATTACTGATGCCACAGAGCCATCAACAAACTCATCATCAGCTCTTCAGAAGAACaggcattaaagaaaaaacaagctgCATTCCTGGTCTCCCCAGTCCCACATCACAGGTACAACTGCTGCATGGGCTCCCTCTGTTTATAACCAGCTATGAGCGAGGCAGTAGAAAAAAGAACTAGCTCATTGTGAGGCCAATCCTGCCAGAATCCACAGTTCAAAGGCTCTATTCAGGCAGACTTcatcttccagaaaaaaaggggaagtaACATGACTGTTATAGAGCTCATGACTGCTGAGATGAAGGCACTTTGTATTATGACTAAAAGttgaaagtaaaaggaaatTGTTTTATTACCTAGCTTCTTCCTATGAGCAGCCCTTGCCCATATGGGAACTAAAAGGTTTAGTTTTCTCATGTTTGACATTGTGATGCATTCTAATGACCAAGCTGAAATTCTGGTGCCTTCAGAGAGCATTTCCAAGCAGAAGGTTGGGCTTCACTGCCATGCAGCAGCTGTTTTGTATTAGACCCCAGAAAATACTTCTGGCAAGAGAGAAGTCACTTTCAGATTTTCAGTAAATCACAAGTACTGCCATCTTGTTTATTGATGGCTGCCTCGCTGCTGCTCTCACCAGCAGCACTGATCAACAAAGAGAGTAAGTTATGTAACAACATCATCCACAGACGATCAAGGAATATCCTCCCAGATCATCACTGGTGTGTAACAGGGCACTGTCTGCTCAGATTACTGTTCACCAGGATTTACAGCCCTGTTACTAGTACATATAAAGTAAGAGGTCACACGGACACTTCTTAACATGGGTACAACTGTGAAATGTTTCCATTGAGAGACTCAGATAGTAATGTGCATTAACTGtgtttaaaacaacaaattgagggaagaaaaaagcatgtTCCTACCCAAGCAGTAGAGACTTTCTCCTCACCTTGAGAACCTCCAAGCCTGTTTTGAACTGGTAGTTCACATCTCTGTTCGTAAGCAGATAAATGGCTTGGTTCACATGGTTTCTAGCATCCTGGATCTGCAAAGGTACAAATGCAGCCCTATGAAAGAAACACTCCATAATAACACATGCTGGGAAGTAAATGCTTCCCCAGTTATCTCACTGACCTCAAGAATGGTGCCTTCTCAAATGTAAAGCCATGTCTAAATGCAAAACACTATTTAACACAAACctaccactgctgcccagaaaCATTACTGGGTTCTCCACTCATGGACTGGAGATGCAGAACAGCCTGACAGCTACAACCTGGATTGTCAGTACAGATATTGCTCCTGTCCTGAAGTGACATCAGGCACTCTCCTCCTGGAAGTGCTCTGGCCATGACCGCTTGGTAGGAATTCTCACTGCTAACTGCATACACAGCAGTCAACTCTAGCATCATGAACAATGATTTAATCCTACCAGAGC
It contains:
- the ROGDI gene encoding protein rogdi homolog codes for the protein MAAAMANQGERAVLEEEFKWLLQEEVHAVLRQLQDILKEASHRFAMPTGGSGGAFKQENFVLSTSSTDQVKGVMTLQGDALCQADVNLKMPRNNQLLHFAFREDKQWKLQQIQDARNHVNQAIYLLTNRDVNYQFKTGLEVLKLMDAVMLQLSRARNRLTTPATLTLPEIASSGLTKMFTPALPPDILVNFYINLNKLCLTVYQLHVLQPSTTKNFKPAGGSVLHNPGATFEFGSQRYEVSHVHKVECVVPWLNDALVFFTVSLQLCQQLKDKISVFSSYWNYRPY